The genomic region CGGGAGGCCATGTCCCACACGCGGACGGCGTTGTCCCAGGCGGCGCTGGCCAGGGACATGCCGTCCGGGCTGAACACCACCGACCGCACGCCACCGGTGTGGCCGGTGAGGGTGGCGGTGCCGGTACGGGAGGCGACGTCCCACAGCCGGACGGTGTGGTCACTGCTCCCGCTGGCGAGGGTTTTGCCGTCGGGGCTGAAGGCCACCGAAACCACGGAATTCGTGTGGCCGGTGAGGGTGGTCAGGGTTGTGCGGGAGGCGATGTCCCACAGGCGGATGGTGTTGTCGCCGTAGCCGCCGGCGAGCCGCTTCCCGTCCGGGCTGAACGCCACCGATTCGACGCGAGAGGTGCCGTCGGCGAGGACGACGCCCGGGCCGCCGGTGTCGTCGGCGAAATGCCGAGCGGTGAGTACCCCTGCCGACCCCACGGCCAGTGCGGCGAGGCCGCCGAGGACGACGGTGCGGCGGCGCGGGCCGTGAGCAGGGGTACGCGGCGGTGCCGGTTCGCGGCTGGGCGACGGCAGCGCGGGCTTGGTGGGCGCGGTGTGCAGGTTGTGGGCGGCCGGGGCCGGGTTCAGGACCGCGCGTAGGCGCTCGGCGGTGGTGGGCGCGTCCGGCCGCCCGGCGGGGTCCTTGGCCAACAGCGAAGCGACCAGTTCCGCGAGCTCGGCCGATGCGTCCGCCCGTACGGTGCGCAGGTCCGCCGGTGTCTCGTCCAGGTGCCGGCGCATCAGTGCCCAGGGCTGAGCGGTGACGGGGAACGGCGGGGCGCCGGTCAGCAGGGCGTGCAGCACGCACCCCAGGGCGTACAGATCGCACCGCGAGTCGACGTGCTCGCCGCGCCACTGCTCCGGGGCCATGTAGGAAGGGGTGCCGAAAGGCCGACCGGTGACCGTCAGCCCGTCGGTGGCGTCCGCGGTACGGGCGATGCCGAAGTCGCAGATCTTCAGCCGTCCGTCGGCCAGCAGGAAGAGGTTGGCGGGCTTGAGATCGCGGTGCACCACCTTCTGGACGTGCGCGGCGGCCAGCGCCTCCGCGGCCTGTAACGCCAGTCCGACCGCCTCGGCCACCGGGAGGCCGCCCGGGGACCGGCTCAGCCGATGGGCGAGGTCCTCCCCCTCCAGCAGCTCCATCACGATGAACAGCCGGTTCTCGTGCTGCCCGATGTCGTGGACGACCGTGATCCCCGGATGCTGGAGCCGCGCCCCGATCGCCGCCTCGCGGCGGAACCGCCGTAGCAGTTCGTCCGTTGCGTCGAACTCCAGCAGCACCTTCACCGCGACCGGCCGGCCGAGCTCGACGTCGTACGCCCGCCACACCTCGCCGATGCCGCCGTGCCCGAGCCGGGCGTCCAGCCGGTACCGCCCGGAGAAGTGCTCTCCCGTACGCATGGTCCCTCCGGTCGTACGTGAACTCCCGTTGTGGCACGGGCCATTGTGTAACACGTGGGTCAGGCGGGCGAGATGCCACGAGGTGGCGGGGAGTTGGTCGCCGGTGCGGGCTCATCGGCACGGCGCGCCGCGGCCCGTTGGGTTGAACGCGTTCAATGAATTGTTAGGGTGGCCGTGCCGGGGGGATCCGACCGCCGTCCGGTGGGTTCGTCGTGCCGTGAACGGGGTGGTAGTCGTGGTTGTTGAAGGAAAACGGATGTCCGCCGTGCGGCGGCGGGTGCTGGTCGGGGTGGGTGTGACGCTGGCGCTCGTCGCGGCCGCAGCGCTGTGGGTACGTCAGTTCGCCCCTGGGCAGGAGCCTTTGACCAAGGCCCTGACGGCGAGGCTGGAAGCGACCGAGCTGTGGTGGGTGAACTGCGCGAAGGCGCTGGACTTCGCGGAGGCCACGATGCCCGAACGCGCCACGGATGCGTTCTGCACGAACGACACGTACCCGACGAGCGCCGGCTACATCGCCAACTTCCGGATGCCGCGCGAAGGTCTGGCCGAGGGGCTCAAGGAGGCTTTCCCCCGACTGCGCGCAGATCTTGAGGAGGACAGGCACGGAGTCCTCTCCAGGGGTGCGGACTGCGACCGGTTGATCGGCTGCTTCGACGGCGAAAGTGCGGGCACCCTGAGGCCGAGCCGGGCCTCGCACGTCACGCTGCGGATCACGTACGAGGACGAGCGCACCGCGGTGGTGAAGATGACCTCTTTCAGGGTCTGACCCCCGGAGAAGGGAGTCAGGCGTGGGTGATGAATCCCGTCCAGGCGCGGGGGGTGAAGGCGAGGTGGGGGAGGCGGGTGTCCTTGGAGTCGCGGACGTGGACCGTGGCGGGGGTGGTGGCCACCTCGACGCAGGAGTCGCCTTCGCTGCCGCTGCTGTAGCTGCTCTTGAACCAGTCGAGCTCGGGATTATCGATCATGTCTCTCCCAGCAGTTCCTTGATGAAGTCCCGCGACTCCCGCGGCGTGAGCGCCTCAGCCCGGATGATGCCATAGCGCAACTCAAGGATTCGGAGTCGCTTCGGGTCGGAGACCGGGCGCCCGTTGAACGCCCCCTCGGAACGCCCCACGGCGGTGCCGTCCTCGAACTTCAGGATCTCGATACCGCCGTCCATGCCGGCGTGGGCCTCGCGGCTGGTCGGCATGACCTGCAGGGACACGTTCCTCATCTGCCCCACCTCCAAAAGCCGTTCGAGCTGATGGCGCCACACCATTGTGCCCCCGATGGGACGGCGCAGTGCCGATGCTTCGTGTACGAAGCTGATGGCCGGTGCGGGTGTCCGGCCGAAGACGGACTGTCGGGCCACGCGTGCGGCCGTGTACCGCTCCACCTCGTCCTGTGAGTACGCGGGCTGCCGCATCTCGAACAGGGCCCGCGCATGGTCCGCCGTCTGCAGCAGCCCATGAACGACGTGCGTGCTGTAGACGCTGATCTCAGCAGCGCGACGTTCCATCTTCGCCAGGTCCCGCACCTTCTTCGGGTAGCGGACCTGCTCCATGTCCGCCTTCATCGCGACGATCTTCCCGCCCGCCCGCAGCACCTCGTCCGCCTTGTCCAGGTACTCGGGGCGGGGGATCCGCTTGCCCGCCTCGACCTTGCGGACCAGGTCCTCCCCGTACCCGACCGCCGTTCCGAAGTCGGCGGCCCGCATGCCCGCCTGCTCCCGCCATGCCTTGAGCTGGCGGCCCAGCGCGGCCAGTACCGCCACTCCCTGTTCGTCCTCAGGGTCGACGTCCCAGCCGGCGTCTTCCGTACCGTCACTGTCCACGCTCATGCGCGCCCACCTCCGACGAGCCGATGTCCTCGGCGCCCCATACCCGTCAGGCCGGTCCGGACAGCCAGGACAGCACCGGACAAGCTCCGGACAAACGCGGGACGCACGGGCGGCTTCCCTTCTCACGGTACGCACGGACGGACACGCTGAGTGACGTGATCACTCAACTCGTCGACTTTCACGTCCAGCTGTCCGCCACCCCGCGTGGTGCTCGACTCGGACGCGTACTCGCTGTCGAACAACTGCGCTCCTGGGGGCTGGCTTTGGAGACACCCGCACAGATCATCGCCGAGCTCGTCACGAACGCCGTGACCCATGGGCGGGTGCCCGGACGGGACTTCCGGCTGACTCTCACCGTCACCCCGGGCGTGCTGCGTGTCGAGGTGACGGACGCCAGGGGTGACCGGATCCCGGAGATCCACGAAGCGGGGCGGGGGCTGGTGCTCGTCGAAGCGCTCGCGGACCGGTGGGGCGTCGAGCGCGGGCCCGGTCCGCGCAAGGTGGTGTGGGCGGAGATCGCGGTGGCCTGAGGGGAACGGCGCATGACGTGCAGGCCGCAGGTGGTGCTGATGACGCCTCGCCCGGGTCGTGGGGGCGCGCGACCCGGTGCGGTCGGACGTCACCGCTTTAAAGCACGGGAGGTAAATCCAACCAACCCAACCCCTCCGGCTCCCCGTAACTCACACGGGTGAACTGTGCCAACTCGGCTGGATTTCGGGCCGGTTGCCGGGCATATGCTCGCCCCACAACATCAGGCATGAGACGGCCCCCGGCGGGACGGCAATCCCGGTCGAGGGCCTGACCAACTAGGAAGATTCACCCTTCCCAATGGCTCTTCAGCACCCTAGCGCGCCCTCGCGCGCCTCGTCCCGTGTTCACGCCGGGACCGCCCGATCCGGTGTCCTCCACGTCAACGTGCGGCACGCCGATCACTACACCGTGGTCGGCAACCACCTCGCCCAGCACCGCTCGCTGTCGCTGGTCGCGATGGGGCTCGCGCTCCACATCCAGTCGCTTCCGGACGGTGCGAAGGTCGGCATCAAGCGGCTCACCGACCGGTTCCCGGAGGGGGAGGTGCGGATCGCGTCCGCCCTGCGGGAGCTGGAGGCGTACGGGTACCTGGAGCGCAGCCGCGTACGGCTGGCCACCGGGCAGGTGGTCACGCGGACGGTGTCGTTCAACCACCCGCGCGCCGGGATGGCGGCACCCGTGCCGCCGCTGCCCCCGGAGCCGCAGCCCGAGCCTGCGCCCAGGCCCGAACCGGAACCGGAGCCCGATCCTGCGCCGCGGCCCGAGCCCCAGCCTGAGCCGGACGCGGAGCCCGAGCTGAAGGCCGAGCCGGAGCCGGAACCCCGGCCGCAGCCGGAAGCGGAGCCGGAACCGGACCCCGCACCCCCACCACCCGCCGCCGGGCCCGCCGGGCAGGACTGGCAGGCCCGGCAGGCGGCCGTCGACCTGCTCGCGCGGCTGCGCACCGACGATCCCCGGCTGTTGCTCTCCGACACGGCGGTGAAGCAGCTCGCGCCCGGCGTCACCGCCTGGCTGGACCGCGGGGCCGAACCGGACGCCGTACGCCACGCCCTGGCCGGAGACCTCCCCGGCGACCTCCGGAGCGCCGCGGCCCTCATCGCCCACCGCCTCAAGGCATGGATCCCGCCCCCGCTCCCGGCCCTCCCGGCAGCCGTGCCGGTCCGCCGCCCCGACCCGCTCCAGAACTGCGACGGCTGCGACCGCGCCTTCCGCGCCCCCGAACCGGGCCGCTGCCGTGACTGCCCACCCGACTACGGAGGATCTGAGTACCAGTACTCAGGACCCGGGCCTGCCGGGCTGCCAGCCTCGGCTGCATGAACAAGATCTACGGGGTGGCGGCCAGCGCGGCCGCCGGTGCGGTCACGGGCTGGATGGCGAGGGCCCTGTGGCTGTGGGCCATGGAGGAGGACCGGCGGAGCTGCGCCGACAGCGGCTCGCTCTGCCTGACCTACTACCCGCTCGTCGGGATCGGTCTCTGGGTGTTCCTGTCCGTGCCGGTACTCCTGCTGGTCCTGCGCGTGCTGAACGTACGGCCGTTGAAGGCGACGGTGCCGGCGGCCTTGGCCCTCCAGTTCTTCATCATCCAGGTTCTCGCCGGCCTCTCCCGGCGCGAGCTCCCCGGATCCACGGCCCTGACCGTCGGAGCCATGGCCGCAGGCCCGGCGCTCGTCGCCCTGTGCACCGATCCCGCGCGGCGCCGGTACGGGATCGGCGGCATCGGCGTGCTGGGGGTGACCGGTCTCGCGCTCACCGCAAACCCGGGCACGTTCTACCTCTAGAGCAGCCGCGGCACGTCGTCGCCCGGGCCCGGCGATCAGCAGCGCCACGAGGGCGGCGAGGTCGGCCGCGCCAGGGGCGTCGTCCGCGTAGCGGGTCGTCTGCAGGGGGCCCACTGCCACCAGCCCGCCATGCCGGACAGGACGGGCGGTACCCACTCCTCGATCAGGGCGCGGACCAGGGGCTCCTCGTCCTCGTCCCAGGTGAACGGGTGCTGCTCGGGGTCGAGTTCGTCCCAGGCCGGCGGCCACGGCGGACCCGGGGGGACCCGGTTCTCGGGAAGGTCGATGCTGTCCCGGCTGTACGTCACCCCCCGACCCTCGCCTCCGCGTGCGGCGCGGGCCAGCGAATTTGCGAGGTGACGGCATGCGGCCGTTGCGTGGAGCGTCCGTGAAAAAGCAGTTCAGGGGGGTGGTCGGGCGGGGTTACGGCTGCGTAGATTACCGGCGGTAACGCTCGTGCCGAACCGAGGAGAGAACGCCGTGGAAGCCGAGCTGAGGCTGGTCAGAACCGTCGAGCCCGTCAAGACAGTCGTCGACGGAGTGGTCCGCGAGGTGCGCGTGCCCGCGCTGGCACCGGTCGCGGAGCACGGCTCGCTCGGGGACATCCCCTTCCAGAACGCCCGGGAGGCCCCCCGCGAGGCGGTGCTCGCGCGCAAGGACCGGGACGGGACCTGGCGGGACGTCACGGCCGCCGAGTTCGCCGCCGAGGTGCTCGCCGTGGCCAAGGGGCTCATCGCCGAGGGACTGCGCGAGGGCGACCGGCTCGCGATCATGGCCCGCACCACCTACGAGTGGACCCTGCTCGACTTCGCCGGATGGGCCGCCGGGCTGGTCACCGTACCCGTCTACCCGACCTCCTCCGCCCTCCAGGCCCGCTGGATCCTCCACGACTCCGGCGCCGTCGCCTGCGCCGTCGAGGACACCGCGCAGGCGCGGATCATCAGCGCCGAGCGGGCCAATCTGCCCTGGCTGACCCACCTGTGGGAGTTCGACACCGGCGCGGTCGCCCGCCTGGTCACGGCCGGGAAGCACCTGCCCGACGCGGTCGTGCACGCGCGCCGGGCCGGCCGTACGCCGGACTCCGTCGCGACCCTGATCTACACGTCGGGCACGACCGGGCAGCCCAAGGGATGCGTCATCACGCACGGCAACTTCTTCGCCGAGGTGGACAACGCGGTGGAGCTGCTGCACCCCGTCTTCAAGTCCGTCAGCAAGGACCCGGCCTCCACCCTCCTCTTCCTGCCGCTGTCCCACGTCTTCGGCCGGATGGTCGCCGTCGGCTGCCTGCGGGCCCGCGTGAAGCTGGGGCACGCGCCCAGCATCAGCACCGAGGACCTCCTCGCCGACCTCGCAGGCTTCCGGCCGACCTTCCTCCTCGCCATCCCGTACGTCCTGGAGAAGGTCTACAACACCGCCCGCGCCACCGCCGAGAAGATGGGCCGGGCGTCGTCCTTCGACCGGGCCGCGCGGATCGCGCAGCGCTGCGGGGAGCTGGTCGAGGGCAAGGCCCCCGGGTTCGTGCTGCGCGCCGCGCGGGCCCTGTACGACCCGCTCGTCTACCGGCGGATCCGGGCGGCGCTCGGCGGCCGCGTCCGCTACGTCCTGAGCGGCGGCTCCCCGCTGGGCACGCGGCTCGCCGCCTTCTACACCGGCGCCGGCATCGAGGTCTTCGAGGGCTACGGGCTGACGGAGACGACCGGCGCGAGCACCGTCACCCCGCCGCAGCGGCCGAGGCTGGGCACGGTCGGCTGGCCGCTGCCGGGCACGGGCGTACGCATCGCGGACGACGGCGAGGTGCTGCTCGGCGGGCGCCACGTCTTCGCCGGCTACTGGAACAGCGGGCAGGCCCTGCCGGCCGGCAGCTGGCTGGCGACGGGCGACATCGGCGAGCTCGACGCCGACGGCTACCTCACCATCACCGGCCGCAAGAAGGACCTGATCATCACCTCCGGCGGCAAGAACGTGGCCCCCGCGCCGCTGGAGGACTGGCTGCGGGCCCACCCGCTGGTCGGGCAGTGCATGGTGGTCGGCGACAACCGGCCGTACGTCACCGCCCTGATCACCCTGGAGCCGGACGGCCTGCTCCACTGGCGCCAGATGCACAAGAAACTGGGCGTGCCGATCTACGAGCTGGTGCGGGACGAGGAACTGCTCGCGGACCTCCAGCGGGCGGTCGACGAGGCCAACCAGCTGGTGTCGCGCGCCGAGTCGATCCGCCGCTTCGCCGTCATTCCGGGCGGCTTCACGGAGGCGCGCGGCCACATGACCCCCTCGATGAAACTCAGGCGGGGTGCGATCGCCCGCGACTACCGGGACCGGATCGACGAGCTGTACCGGGGGCCGCGCGAGCGGTGAATCCCGGACGCGGGGCCCGTGCCCGGCCCCGTCCCGGTCGTCGACGGGCGGGGGCGGGGGAGGGCGTTTAGGGTGGGCTGAGCGGTCCGGGGGGCCACCCGAGGAGCGTGCAGTGCACCGACCCCGAACCCGATCCGGCTCCCCCTCCGGCTCCCGAACCCGATGCCGATCCCGTTCCCGTCGGCGGCCCCGTACCGTCGCCGCCGCCTGTGTGCTGGTCCTGGCCTGCTTCACGGCCGCCCCGACGCCCGCGCCCGCCGACGACCCGCTGGAACGTTTCCACGGGCAGCGCATCCGGTGGGGGGACTGCCCCGAGAAGCGGGTGCCCGCCGGGATGCGCTGCGGGACCGTCCGGGTGCCGCTCGACTACGCCGCCCCCGCCAAGGGAGCGGTCGAGATAGCCCTGGCCCGGATACCGGCCTCGGACCCCGACAAGCGCCTCGGCTCGCTCCTGCTGAACTACGGCGGCCCCGGTGGCCCGGGCATCGCCGGGCTGGCCGCCGACCCCAAGGCCTTCGCCGACCTCGGCGAGCGCTACGACCTCGTCGCCTTCGACCCCCGCGGCGTCGGCCACAGCGAGCCCGTCTCCTGCGGCGGCTCCCAGCAGGTCTCCGACGAGGCCCAGGCCGACGCCGCCGCGCAGCTGGCCGCCCTGCGCGCCGTGGTGCGGCGCTGCGAGCTCGCCTCCGGCCCGGTCCTCCCGCACATCGGGACCGTCAACGTCTCCCGCGACATGGACGTGCTGCGCCAGGTGCTGGGCGACCGCAAGCTCAACTACTTCGGCTTCTCCTACGGGACCCGGCTCGGCGCCGTGTACGCCGCGCAGTTCCCCGGGAACACCGGCCGGATGGTCCTCGACGGCGTCGACACCCTCGTCGAACCGCTGGCGGAGCAGGCGCTCGTCACGGCGCGCGGCCAGCAGCGGGCCCTGGACCGCTTCCTGTCCTGGTGCGCCGGCCGGGAGGGCTGCGTCTACGGGAGCAACACGCGCTCCGCCAAGGAGAAGGTCAACGCGCTGGTGGCGCGGCTCGACAAGGAGCCGCTCGTCGGCCAGGACGGCTCGTACGTGACCGGACAGGACGCCGTCCGCTCCATCGCCGCCGCCCTGTACTCACGGCAGACGTGGCCCCAGCTCGCCGACGCGCTCGCGACGGCCGAGCACGACCGCGATCCGGTGGGGCTGCTCCAGCTCGGCGGGCCGACGGACCCCTCCGAACCGCACGATGCCGAGGAGCAGAGGGCCGACGGGCCCGGGGCGGTGCCCGGGGACAATGCCGAGGCCGCCCTCACTGCCGTGACCTGCGCGGACGACCCGGACCGGTCGAACGACAAGGCCAGCCCGGCCTCCATCGCGAGGGAACTGGCCGAACTGAAGGACGAGTTCCTCAAGGCCTCCACGGTCTTCGGACCGCGCCAGCTGATGACGGTGCTCGCCTGCTACGGGCGCCCCGCCGGCACCGACTTCATCCGCAAGATCGACCGCCCGGGCGCGCCGCGGATCTTGCTGGTCGGCACCCGAGGGGACCCGGCGACGCCGTACGAGTGGACGGAGGAGACGGCGAAGCGCCTGGGCTCGGCGGTCGTCGTGGACTACAAGGGCGACGGGCACACCGGCTACGCGGTCTCCTCCTGCGTACGGGAGTACGCGCACCGCTTCCTGCTCGACGGGCGGCTGCCGACCGGGACGCGGTCCTGCCCCGCCGTGGAGTCGGAGTGAGCGGTCAGCCCCGGCGTGGGTGCCGTATCAGGCGGCGTGTGCCCTGAGGCTGCCCTGCGGCGTCTGCTCCGCGTGCTCGGGCCCGCCGTGGTCGGGCCTCATGGGGATGAGCGTGCCGGTGGAGGGGGGCATCGGGGAGGCGCCGACGGCGCTGGGGGCCAGCCGTATGGCTCCCACCGCAATGGCGGCCTTGAGGAGGGCGAGGCGGTGGATGCTGGTCATGGGGTTCTCCTTCGCGCTGTGGGGAGCGGGGCCCGGTCTGCCGGGACGTGCAGGCCGGGCCCCGTGCCTCCATTGGGCCCCGGCAGCAGCCACCGCGTCACGCCACTGGATCTCGGGGCTTGACAGCGGGCCGAGGCGGCGCCGTCCGCCAGGCCCGTGAGGTCCGTCCGTCAGGTCCCGAGGAGCCTGATCAGCTGGGTGACCAGCACCGTGTGCGCAAGGCCATGGGGTTACCGGCCAAGGGGGCGGCCGACGGGGCTCGCCGGTCCCGTCCCTGATGCCGCCCAGCGGACGTCCCGCCCCCCCAAGCCCCCGCCCCACCGCACGACCCGACCATCGCGGGCACAGGATGTCGGGTGCGGGAGGGGTGCTCCTTCCTAGCGTGAGACGTGAAACGGAAGGAGGTCCGGGGTGCTGGAAGGGCTCAACCAGGCCATGGACCACGTCGAGGCGCGCCTCGACGGGGCGATCGACATTGCCGAGCTGGCTCGGATCGCGATGACGTCGGAGTACCACTTCCGGCGGCTGTTCTCGGCGCTCGCCGGGATGCCGCTGTCTGAGTACATCCGGCGCAGGCGGCTGACCGTCGCGGGCGCCGAGGTACTCGCCGGCGAGCGGACCCTGCTCGACATCGCCGTGCGCTACGGCTACGGGTCGGGCGAGTCCTTCGCCCGCGCGTTCCGTGCCATGCACGGCGTCGGGCCGGGTGAAACCCGGCAGACCGGCGCGGCCCTGCAGTCACAACCCCGGATGTCCTTCCGACTCGTCGTCGAAGGGAGCAGCAGCATGCAGTACAAGGTCGTGGAGAAGGACGCGTTCAAGGTGGTGGGCAAGAA from Streptomyces sp. NBC_00190 harbors:
- a CDS encoding ATP-binding protein, which produces MITQLVDFHVQLSATPRGARLGRVLAVEQLRSWGLALETPAQIIAELVTNAVTHGRVPGRDFRLTLTVTPGVLRVEVTDARGDRIPEIHEAGRGLVLVEALADRWGVERGPGPRKVVWAEIAVA
- a CDS encoding AMP-dependent synthetase/ligase, with the protein product MEAELRLVRTVEPVKTVVDGVVREVRVPALAPVAEHGSLGDIPFQNAREAPREAVLARKDRDGTWRDVTAAEFAAEVLAVAKGLIAEGLREGDRLAIMARTTYEWTLLDFAGWAAGLVTVPVYPTSSALQARWILHDSGAVACAVEDTAQARIISAERANLPWLTHLWEFDTGAVARLVTAGKHLPDAVVHARRAGRTPDSVATLIYTSGTTGQPKGCVITHGNFFAEVDNAVELLHPVFKSVSKDPASTLLFLPLSHVFGRMVAVGCLRARVKLGHAPSISTEDLLADLAGFRPTFLLAIPYVLEKVYNTARATAEKMGRASSFDRAARIAQRCGELVEGKAPGFVLRAARALYDPLVYRRIRAALGGRVRYVLSGGSPLGTRLAAFYTGAGIEVFEGYGLTETTGASTVTPPQRPRLGTVGWPLPGTGVRIADDGEVLLGGRHVFAGYWNSGQALPAGSWLATGDIGELDADGYLTITGRKKDLIITSGGKNVAPAPLEDWLRAHPLVGQCMVVGDNRPYVTALITLEPDGLLHWRQMHKKLGVPIYELVRDEELLADLQRAVDEANQLVSRAESIRRFAVIPGGFTEARGHMTPSMKLRRGAIARDYRDRIDELYRGPRER
- a CDS encoding alpha/beta hydrolase — encoded protein: MLVLACFTAAPTPAPADDPLERFHGQRIRWGDCPEKRVPAGMRCGTVRVPLDYAAPAKGAVEIALARIPASDPDKRLGSLLLNYGGPGGPGIAGLAADPKAFADLGERYDLVAFDPRGVGHSEPVSCGGSQQVSDEAQADAAAQLAALRAVVRRCELASGPVLPHIGTVNVSRDMDVLRQVLGDRKLNYFGFSYGTRLGAVYAAQFPGNTGRMVLDGVDTLVEPLAEQALVTARGQQRALDRFLSWCAGREGCVYGSNTRSAKEKVNALVARLDKEPLVGQDGSYVTGQDAVRSIAAALYSRQTWPQLADALATAEHDRDPVGLLQLGGPTDPSEPHDAEEQRADGPGAVPGDNAEAALTAVTCADDPDRSNDKASPASIARELAELKDEFLKASTVFGPRQLMTVLACYGRPAGTDFIRKIDRPGAPRILLVGTRGDPATPYEWTEETAKRLGSAVVVDYKGDGHTGYAVSSCVREYAHRFLLDGRLPTGTRSCPAVESE
- a CDS encoding DUF397 domain-containing protein, which encodes MIDNPELDWFKSSYSSGSEGDSCVEVATTPATVHVRDSKDTRLPHLAFTPRAWTGFITHA
- a CDS encoding helix-turn-helix domain-containing protein — encoded protein: MRHADHYTVVGNHLAQHRSLSLVAMGLALHIQSLPDGAKVGIKRLTDRFPEGEVRIASALRELEAYGYLERSRVRLATGQVVTRTVSFNHPRAGMAAPVPPLPPEPQPEPAPRPEPEPEPDPAPRPEPQPEPDAEPELKAEPEPEPRPQPEAEPEPDPAPPPPAAGPAGQDWQARQAAVDLLARLRTDDPRLLLSDTAVKQLAPGVTAWLDRGAEPDAVRHALAGDLPGDLRSAAALIAHRLKAWIPPPLPALPAAVPVRRPDPLQNCDGCDRAFRAPEPGRCRDCPPDYGGSEYQYSGPGPAGLPASAA
- a CDS encoding WD40 repeat domain-containing serine/threonine protein kinase, whose amino-acid sequence is MRTGEHFSGRYRLDARLGHGGIGEVWRAYDVELGRPVAVKVLLEFDATDELLRRFRREAAIGARLQHPGITVVHDIGQHENRLFIVMELLEGEDLAHRLSRSPGGLPVAEAVGLALQAAEALAAAHVQKVVHRDLKPANLFLLADGRLKICDFGIARTADATDGLTVTGRPFGTPSYMAPEQWRGEHVDSRCDLYALGCVLHALLTGAPPFPVTAQPWALMRRHLDETPADLRTVRADASAELAELVASLLAKDPAGRPDAPTTAERLRAVLNPAPAAHNLHTAPTKPALPSPSREPAPPRTPAHGPRRRTVVLGGLAALAVGSAGVLTARHFADDTGGPGVVLADGTSRVESVAFSPDGKRLAGGYGDNTIRLWDIASRTTLTTLTGHTNSVVSVAFSPDGKTLASGSSDHTVRLWDVASRTGTATLTGHTGGVRSVVFSPDGMSLASAAWDNAVRVWDMASRTSTTTLTNPVNATHSVAFSPDGKTLASGSGDTTLQLWDLASHTSTAPLMGHTGGVRSVAFSPDGKRLASGSSDHTIRLWDAIERWSRYTFAGHTSDVDSVAFSPDGKTLASGSSDNTVRLWDVKSGNSTATLTGHTSGVASVAFSHDGKTLASGSSDSTIRLWKLS
- a CDS encoding helix-turn-helix domain-containing protein; protein product: MSVDSDGTEDAGWDVDPEDEQGVAVLAALGRQLKAWREQAGMRAADFGTAVGYGEDLVRKVEAGKRIPRPEYLDKADEVLRAGGKIVAMKADMEQVRYPKKVRDLAKMERRAAEISVYSTHVVHGLLQTADHARALFEMRQPAYSQDEVERYTAARVARQSVFGRTPAPAISFVHEASALRRPIGGTMVWRHQLERLLEVGQMRNVSLQVMPTSREAHAGMDGGIEILKFEDGTAVGRSEGAFNGRPVSDPKRLRILELRYGIIRAEALTPRESRDFIKELLGET